Below is a window of Streptomyces sp. ITFR-16 DNA.
AACAGGTCCATGCCGGGGACGTCGCTCATGTAGCCGGTGGCGAGGGATTCGGCGACGCCGAGGACGACGCCGCCGAGCATGGCGCCGTAGATGTTGCCGATGCCGCCGAGCACGGCGGCGGTGAACGCCTTGAGCCCCATGATGAAGCCCATTTTGAAGCCGATCTGGCCGTTCTTGAGCCCGTAGGCGACGGCGGCGACGGCGGCGAACGCGGCACCGATGGCGAAGGCCATGACGATGATGCGGTCCGTGTTGATGCCCATGAGCTTGGCGGTGTCGGGGTCCTGCGAGGTGGCCTGCATGCCGCGGCCGGAGCGGGTCTTGGAGACGAAGAGCCCGAGGGCGATCATGCAGACGGGGGCGGCGATGAGGACGAAGATGTCACCGCGCTGGATGTGGGCGCCGAAGAGGTCGAAGGCCTCGCCCTTGAACTGCGGGAAGGGGCGGTCCTTGGTGGCGTTCGGGTACCACTTCCAGATGGCCTGCTGGAGCGCGAGGGAGAGTCCGATCGCGGTGATCAGCGGGGCGAGCCGGGGGGCGTTGCGCAGCGGCCGGTAGGCGAAGCGTTCGGCGGCGACGCTGACCGCGACGGAGCATATGACGCCGCCGATGATCATGAGGGGGACGATTGCGAGGAGGTTGGAGCCGGCCGGCATCCAGAGGTACACGGTGAGAGCTCCGAAGCCTCCGATCATGAAGATCTCGCCGTGGGCGAAGTTGATGAGCTGGATGATTCCGTAGACCATCGTGTAACCGATCGCGATGAGTCCGTACATCGCGCCGAGGATGAGTCCATTGGCCAGCTGTTGCGGCAGTTCGTGCACCGCAGGGCCTCCGTGGAGTGGTTCGGATATGGCACCGCGCGGGAGCGCTCGTAGCGCTCCCGCGCGGTCTGGTGTCAGTCGTTGCGTGACCGGGAGCGTGTTACGGCTTGTAGGCCTCGCTGAGCTTGGACGTCCACTTGCCGCCGTCGACCTGGTACGCGGTCATCATGGTGTTGGTGGTGTCGCCGAACTCGTCGAAGGAGACCGGGCCGGTGACGCCGTCGAACTTGACCTTGCCGACGGCCTCCAGGACCTTGGCGCGGGCGTCGTCGGGGAGCTTGCCGTCATTGGCGGCGACGACGGCCTTGACGGCCTCGATGATCGCCCAGGTGGCGTCGTAGGTGCCGCCGCCGTACGCCTCGTAGGCGTCCTTGTATCCGGCCGCCTTGTAGTTCGCGATGAAGGTCTTGGCGGAGTCCAGCTCCTCGACGGGCTTGCCGACGGAGGTGGCGATGTCGCCCTGGGCCTTCTTGTTGAGCTTGATGAAGTCGGCGCTGTACATGCCGTCACCGCCCATGAGCGGGATCTGCACGCTGTCCTTGAGCTGCTGGCTCAGGGGGGCGCCGGCGGGGTACTCACCGCCGTAGTAGACGGCCTTGGCACCGGAGCGCTTGACCTTGGTCACGACGGCGTTGAAGTCACGGTCGTCGGGGTTGACGTGGTCCGCGCCGACGATCTTGCCGCCGAGGTCGGTGAACGTCGCCTTGAAGGAGGCGGCGAGACCGGCACCGTAGGGCTTCTGGTCGTCGATGAGGTAGACCTGCTTGATCTTCGCGTCGTTGTACAGGTACTTCGCCGCGAAGGCGCCCTGGATCTGGTCCGTGGTGGCGGTGCGGAAGTAGGTCTTGAAGGGGCGCTTCTTGTCGCCGGTCTTCCAGTTGTCGCCCTGGGTCAGCTCGGTGCCCGTGTTGGCGGGGGAGATCTGCGTCAGGCCGGCGTCGTTGAGCGGCTTCTGCATCGACTGGGAGACGCCGGAGTTCAGCGGGCCGACGACACCGAGGACGTCCTTGCTGTCGATGAACTTCGTGGCGTTCTGCTGGCCGACCGAGGGCTGGGCCTGGTCGTCGAGCGGCTGGATCTTGAAGGTGATCCCCGGGACCGTCTTGTCCTTGTTCGCCGTCTTGGCGGCGAGGTCGGCGGAGTTCTTGATGCCGAGGCCGAGGGCGGACAGGTCACCGGTCAGCGGAGCGTCGACGCCGATGACCACGGTCTGGCTGTCGCCGCCGCTGCTGCCCTTCTTGTCGTCGTCGCGCGACCCGCAGGCGGTGAGCGTCAGTGCTCCTGTGGTGAGCACTGTGGTGAGGATGAGCAAAGAACGGTGTCGCACGAAAAGTCCTTTCCCTGGCGCGGCCTCCTCTGCTTGAGGTGCCGTGTCGTTCGCCGGGCCGTACTGGTTGGTACAGGGCCGTGCTGCAGACGCGCCCGGCGGCGCGGTGACTGGCGGTGACTCTAAGGGCAGCGGTGGGGGTCCGGGATGGGGGTGGAGCAGGATGTGACTGTCTTGTTATGCCCTTGAGCAAGGCTTGAGGTGGCTGTGGGGACATGTACGGCTTTTTACCGGACCGTGAAGTGACCGCATGCTGAGAACGCGCAGCTCTGCTAAGGGGCTTGAGGCGATCTTGGTGCTGTCGCCCGCCGGGGGGTGTGCGCGGCGGTGCGGGGGCACGCCGGGGCACCCGGTGCCTGCGGGCCGGGCTCTTCGTGCCGCGCCGGGGCGCGCGTACATTGCGCGTTTGTTACGCAGTGTTACGTCCGGGGTGGCGCGGTCGACGCGGTGTGCTGGTGGGCAGGCGGGGCGTGGCAGACGAGTGGGCCACGGAACGGGTCATGGGGTCAAGGGCGTTGCGGCCTGGCGATGTGCAAGTTCTGTGTGCGCGGCGGCCGTTGTGCCCGGGTATGACACGGCCCGGCCGGATCGGTGATCCGGCCGGGCCGTGGTGGAAGGGGGTGCCGCGCGGTCAGGAGGCGTCGGCCCGGGGGACGTCGCGCAGCAGGCAGGTGAGGCGGGCGGTACAGACCCGCTTGTCCTGTTCGTCGGTGATGACGATCTCGTACGTGGCGGTGGTGCGGCCGCGGTGTACGGGGGTGGCGACGCCGGTGACGAGGCCGCTTCGTACCCCTCGGTGATGGGTGCAGTTCAGGTCCACGCCGACGGCGACCTTGGTGGCGCCGCCGTGGAGCATGGTGCCGACGGAGCCGAGGGTCTCGGCGAGGACGGCGGAGGCGCCGCCGTGCAGGAGTCCGTAGGGCTGGGTGTTGCCCTCGACGGGCATGGTGCCGACGACGCGGTCCGCGGAGGCCTCGGTGATCTGCACGCCCATGCGCTCGCCGAGGTGGCCGGCGGAGAAGAGGGCGGGGAGGTCGACGCCGAGCGCGGCGTACTCGTCGATGATCTCCTGGGGGAACTTCGGCGCGGTGTGCTCGCCCATGGGGTCCGGCTCCGTCTCTCTGCGGTGGTGCGCTTCTGTGTCCGTCGTTCTTATCAGACGGCTGAGCGGTCGCTTAGGCGGCGTCCGGGGCGGGCGCCGGGGCGGTGTTCTCGAAGCGCACCACGACGGACTTGCTGGCGGGGGTGTTGCTGGTGTCGGCGGTCGAGTCCAGGGGGACCAGCACATTGGTCTCGGGGTAGTAGGCGGCGGCGCAGCCCCGGGCGGTGGGGTAGTGGACGACGCGGAAGCCGGGGGCGCGGCGCTCCACCCCGTCCCTCCATTCGCCGACGAGGTCGGTGTACGCGCCGTCGGCGAGGCCGAGAACGGCCGCGTCGTCGGGGTTGACCAGGACGACGCGGCGGCCCCCCTTGATGCCCCGGTAGCGGTCGTCCAGGCCGTAGACGGTGGTGTTGTACTGGTCGTGCGAGCGCAGGGTCTGCAACAGCAGCCTGCCCTCCGGGAGTTCGGGGAACTCGACGGGGGCGGCGGTGAAGTTGGCCTTCCCGGTGGCGGTGGGGAAGCGGCGCGAGTCGCGCGGAGCGTGCGGGAGCGTGAACCCGCCGGGGTGGGCGACGCGCGCGTTGAAGTCCTCGAAGCCGGGGACGACACGTGCGATGCGGTCGCGGATCGTCCCGTAGTCCCGCTCGAACTCCTCCCAGGGCGTGGCCGACGCGGGCCCGAGCACGGCGCGGGCGAGCCGGGCGACGATGGCGGGCTCGGAGAGCAGATGCGGGCTCGCGGGGGTGAGGTTGCCGCGCGAGGCGTGGACCATGCTCATGGAGTCCTCGACGGTGACGAACTGCCGCCCGCCCGCCTGCACGTCCTTGTCGGTACGGCCCAGGGTGGGCAGGATCAGCGCCCGGGCGCCGGTGACCGCGTGCGAGCGGTTGAGCTTGGTGGAGACATGGACGGTCAGGCGCGCGTTGCGCATCGCGGCCTCGGTGACGGCGGTGTCGGGCGTGGCCGCGACGAAGTTGCCGCCCATGGCGAAGAAGACCTTGGCGTCGCCGTCGCGCAGGGCCTCGATGGAGCGGACCACGTCGTAGCCGTGGTGGCGCGGCGAGGTGATGCCGAACTCCTTGTCGAGCGCGTCGAGGAACGCCGGCGCGGGCCGCTCGAAGATCCCCATGGTGCGGTCGCCCTGCACGTTGGAGTGGCCCCGCACGGGGCAGACGCCTGCGCCGGGGCGGCCGATGTTGCCGCGCAGCAGAAGGAAGTTGACGACCTCGCGGATGGTCGGCACCGAGTGCTTGTGCTGGGTGAGGCCCATCGCCCAGCACACGATGGTGCGCTCCGAGGCGAGGACCAGCGCGAGTGCCTGCTCGATCGCGGCCCGGTCGAGGCCGGTCGCGGCGAGCGTCCCGTCCCAGTCGGCGGCGGCCGCCGCTGCGGCGAACTCCTCGAAGCCATGGGTGTGCCGCTCCACGAACGCCTGGTCGACGGCCCCCTCGGTCTCCAGGATCAGCTTGTTCAGCAGCCGGAAGAGGGCCTGGTCGCCGCCGATACGGATCTGGAGGAACAGGTCGTTGAGCGCGGCGCCCTTGATCATGCCGAGCGGTGTCTGCGGGTTCTTGAAGCGCTCCATCCCCGCCTCGGGCAGCGGGTTCACCGAAATGATCTTCGCGCCCGCCGACTTGGCCTTCTCCAGCGCGGAGAGCATCCGGGGGTGGTTGGTGCCCGGGTTCTGCCCGGCGACGATGATCAGGTCGGCGTGGTGCAGGTCCTCCAGGGACACCGAGCCCTTGCCGACGCCGATGGTCTCGGTGAGCGCCGAGCCGGAGGACTCGTGGCACATGTTGGAGCAGTCGGGCAGGTTGTTGGTGCCGAATTCGCGGGCGAACAGCTGAAGGAGGAACGCGGCCTCGTTGCTGGTGCGCCCGGAGGTGTAGAAGAGGGCCTCGTCGGGGGAGCCGAGCGCGCGCAGTTCCTCGGCCATGATCTCGAAGGCCCGCTCCCAGGCCACCGCCTCGTACCGGTCGGCGCCCTCGGGCAGATACATGGGCTGGGTGATGCGGCCCTGCTGGCCGAGCCAGTAGCCGCTGCGGGCGGCCAGGTCGGCGACCGGGTGGGCGGCGAAGAAGTCGGGGGTGACGCGGCGCAGCGTCGCCTCCTCGGCCACGGCCTTGGCGCCGTTCTCGCAGAATTCGGCGGTGTGCCGCTTGTCGCCCTCGGGCCAGGCGCAGCCGGGGCAGTCGAAGCCGTCCTTCTGGTTGACCTTGAGCAGGGTCCGCGCCGTGCGGCTCACCCCCATCTGCTGCTGGGCGATGCGCAGGCTGTGGGCGACGGCGGGCAGCCCGGCGGCGGCGTGCCGGGCCGGTCCGACCTGCGGTGAGTCCTGGACGGGGTCTCCCGTGGGCGGCTTGCTGGCCATCGTGCTCCCCTTCGAGCCTGCTGCGTCCCCGCGCGGGCCGCAGTGCGTGTGTCCTTCTCCTCGATCCTGGCACGCGGGGCGGACAGCCGGTCCGGTGAGCCGTCGCGGGCGGTCGCCGGTCCGGATTGTCAGTGGGCCGTGGCAGGATCGGGGTGTGGCTGAGACGGCATCGAAGAAGACGGCAGACAACCGACCGCGCCTGCTCCTGATGGACGGGCACTCCCTGGCGTACCGGGCGTTCTTTGCGCTGCCTGCGGAGAATTTCACGACAGGGGCGGGACAGCCGACCAACGCGGTGTACGGCTTCATGTCGATGCTGGCGAACACCCTGCGTGACGAGGCGCCGACGCATTTCGCGGTGGCCTTCGACGTGTCCCGCAAGACCTGGCGCGCGCAGGAGTTCCCCGAGTACAAGGCGAACCGCTCCAAGACCCCGGACGAGTTCAAGGGCCAGGTCGAGCTGATCGGCGAGCTGCTCGACGCGATGCACGCCGACCGTTTCGCGGTCGACGGCTTCGAGGCGGACGACGTCATCGCCACCCTGGCCACCCAGGCCGAGGCGGCCGGCTTCGAGGTCCTGATCGTCACCGGCGACCGGGACTCCTTCCAGCTGATCACGGACAACGTCACGGTGCTCTACCCGACCAAGGGCGTCTCGGAGCTGACGCGCTTCACCCCGGCCAAGGTCGAGGAGAAGTACGGCCTCACCCCCCAGCAGTACCCCGACTTCGCGGCGCTGCGCGGTGACCCGTCGGACAACCTTCCGGGCATCCCCGGCGTCGGCGAGAAGACGGCCGCGAAGTGGATCAACCAGTTCGGTTCCTTCGACGAGCTGGTGGCCCGGGCCGAGGAGGTCAAGGGCAAGGCGGGGCAGAATTTCCGCGACCACCTGGACGCGGTGCGGATGAACCGCCGGCTGACCGAGATGGTCCGCGACGTGGCCCTGCCGAAGACCCCCGCCGACCTGGAGCGCGCCCCCTACGACCGCACCGCGGTCACCGGGGTGCTCGACGTGCTGGAGATCCGCAACCCGAGCCTGCGCGAGCGGCTTCTCGCGGTGGACCCGGGCGCGGCCGAGGACGAGGCCCCCGCGCCCGCCGCGGGCATCGAGCTGGACGGCGCGGTGCTGGGCGCCGGCGAGCTCGCCCCGTGGCTGGCGGAGCACGCCGGGCAGCCGCTGGGCCTCACCTCCGTGGACACCTGGGCCCTCGGCAGCGGCACGGTCACCGAGATCGCGCTCGCCGCGGCGGACGGGGCTGCGGCCTGGTTCGACCCGGCCCAGGTCGACGAGGCCGACGAGCAGGCGTTCGCCGCCTGGCTCGCGGACGCGGGCCGGCCCAAGGTCATGCACAACGCCAAGAGCGCGATGCGGGTCTTCCCGGAGCACGGCTGGCGGATCGAGGGCGTCTCGATGGACACCGCGCTCGCCGCCTACCTGGTCAAGCCCGGCCGGCGCTCCTTCGCGCTGGACGCCCTCGCGGTGGAGTACCTGGGCCGGGAGCTGGCCCCGGCCGCCGCGTCCGACGGGCAGCTGGCCTTCGGCGCCGACGACCAGGCCGAGGCCGACGCGCTGATGGCGCAGGCCCGCGCGATCCTGGACCTCGGTGACGCGTTCACCATCCGCCTCAAGGAGGTCGGCGCCGCCGAGCTGCTCCACGACATGGAGCTGCCGACGTCGATCCTGCTGGCCCGGCTCGAGCGGCACGGCATCGCGGCCGACCGCGCCCATCTGGAGGGTATGGAGCAGCAGTTCGCGGGCGCCGTGCAGCAGGCGGTGAAGGAGGCGCACGCCGCGGTGGGCCGGGAGTTCAACCTCGGCTCGCCCAAGCAGCTCCAGGAGGTCCTCTTCGGCGAGCTGGGCCTGCCGAAGACCAAGAAGACCAAGACCGGGTACACGACCGACGCGGACGCCCTGGCCTGGCTCGCCGCCCAGACCGAGCACGAGCTGCCGGTCATCATGCTGCGCCACCGCGAGCAGGCCAAGCTGCGGGTGACGGTCGAGGGCCTGGTCAAGACGATCGCGGCGGACGGCCGCATCCACACCACGTTCAACCAGACCGTCGCCGCCACCGGCCGGCTCTCCTCCACCGACCCCAATCTGCAGAACATCCCCGTCCGCACGGACGAGGGCCGGGCGATCCGCCGGGGCTTCGTCGTCGGCGAGGGCTTCGAGTCGCTGATGACGGCGGACTACAGCCAGATCGAGCTGCGGGTCATGGCCCACCTCTCCGAGGACGCGGGCCTGATCGAGGCGTTCACCTCCGGCGAGGACCTGCACACCACGGTCGCCTCCCAGGTGTTCGGCGTCGACAAGTCCGCGGTCGACCCGGAGATGCGGCGCAAGATCAAGGCCATGAGCTACGGGCTGGCCTACGGGCTCTCCGCGTTCGGCCTCTCCCAGCAGCTGAACATCGAGGCGGGCGAGGCCCGGGGCCTGATGGACACCTACTTCGAGCGGTTCGGCGGCGTCCGCGACTACCTGCACCGGGTGGTGGAGGAGGCCAGGGCCACCGGCTACACGGAGACGGTCTTCGGCCGCCGCCGCTATCTGCCCGACCTCAACAGCGACAACCGCCAGCGCCGCGAGACGGCCGAGCGGATGGCGCTCAACGCACCGATCCAGGGCACGGCGGCGGACATCGTCAAGGTCGCCATGCTCCACGTCGACCGTGCACTCACGGAGGCGAAGCTCACCTCGCGGATGCTGCTCCAGGTGCACGACGAAATCGTGCTGGAGATCGCCGCGGGCGAGCGCGAGCAGGTGGAGAAGATCCTGCGCCACGAGATGTCGACGGCGGTCCAGCTGCGCGCCCCGCTGGACGTCTCCGTCGGCGTGGGCAACGACTGGGAGTCGGCGGCGCACTGACCGCCGGCGCCGGACGCGGGCACCCGCCGCCCGCGGTGCGGCCGAGGGCGGACCGCCTCAGTCGCCGGCCGGGCTCGTGTCCCGGGCCCGGCCGGCGACGGGGAGCGCCGGTGCGGGGCCGGGGCGGCGGACCAGCCGCAGCCACACCCCCCACAGCACCAGCCCCACCGCGAGTCCGGCGCCCGCGCCGAAGCAGGCGGTGGGGATGATGTCCAGCGGGGTGCTGATGTGCCCGAAGGCGGCGTACCAGCGCGCGCACCGGTGCACGATGCCCAGCAGGACGCACAGCGCGATGCCGCCGCCCGCGTACCAGCGCGCCCGGCGGCCCAGGACCGGTACGGCCGGGGGGACCGGGCGCGCCCCGGCCCGCCGCAGCGCGCTCACCGCGAACCACCCGATCCCGGTCAGGGCCAGCGCCGAACTGCCGTACTGCACCAGCGTGTAGACGGGGAACCCGCCCGCGCCGGCCCCGAGCACCGGCACCAGCCGCACCCCCCACCGGTCGTGATGGGTGAACGCGTCCCAGACGACGTGCGTGGCCGCCCCGAGCACCGCCGACACCACGAACCACGCCGCGTCCCGGGCACCCCGCGGCCCCGCCCCTGGCGCCCGCCGGGCCCCTCGTACGCAGGCGTACACCCGCCCCTGCCAGGTCCGGGGCAGCAGCGCCACCAGAGGTTCCCGCAGCAGCAGCCACAGAGCCACCGTCGCCGCCGTGATCAGGACGTCCACGGTGAAGACCCCCCAGGCCGCGTGGGTGACCTGTCCGAACTCCATGGCGCCCGGAATCGCCGTGTCCGCGTAGTACGTCATGTCGGGGGCGAACGAACCGGCGACGAGGGCCGAGGCGACGAGGGGCCCCCGGCCCGTCCCGTCCCGGCGGATTCCCGGCAGGACGGCGGCGGCGTGGCTGAGCGTGAACGGCATGGGGGAAGTATGCGTGAGCCGTCGTCAGGTGGCGGGGACCGGACAATCTGCGGTCCGGAACGTGAAAAACCGGTAAGAAGACGTCCGGCCGCTGTGTCCGGGCGGCACAAGTTGCCGTAGGGTCGCCTGAGTCCAGGCGCAGGGGAGCGCGGACAGCCGTCGAGGGGGAGGGCCCAGACTTCATGGCAGCGCAATTCGGCCGCCGGCTGCGTAGAGGGGCGACCACCACCGCCGTGGCGGCCGCCGCGGTGGCGGCCCTGTCCGCATCGCAGGCACCCGGTTCACCTCTGACCGCCGCCGAGGGCGGCGACCAGCCGACCGCGGGCTCCACGCCCTCCGGCTCCGGCGACACCGGGGCGTCCGGCGACTCGCCGTACTTCACGGACCTTCCGCCGCTGCACACGCCGGACAAGCCCGGCACCTCCGTCGACCTGCCCGCCACCGGCAGTGCGGAATCGGGCATTCCGGCGTCGGTCCTTGCGGCGTACAAGAAGGCCCAGGGGACCCTCGCGAGCACGGACGCCGCCTGCCGGCTGCCGTGGCAACTGCTCGCCGCGATCGGCAAGGTCGAGTCCGGCCAGGCCCGCGGCGGCCGGGTGGACGCGCAGGGCACCACGCTCTCCCCGATCCTCGGCCCGGCCCTCAACGGCCAGGGTTTCGCCCTGATCAAGGACACCGACAACGGTGCCTACGACGGCGACCGGGAGCACGACCGGGCGGTCGGCCCGATGCAGTTCATCCCGTCCACCTGGGAGACCTGGGGCCAGGACGGCAACGGCGACGGCCGCAAGGACCCCAACAACATCTACGACGCGGCGCTCGCCGCCGGCCGCTATCTCTGCGCCGGCTCCCGCGATCTGTCGGTCGCCGCCGACCTGGACCGGGCGGTCCTGAGCTACAACCACTCGGACGAGTATCTGCGGACCGTCCGCTCGTGGTTCACGTACTACAACCGCGGCACCCACGAGGTCCCGGACGGCACCGGCGTGCTGCCGACCAGCCCCAGCACGGGCAACGGCCCCGGCGGCGGCCACCCGTCCACCTCGCCGTCGCCGTCGACGTCCCCCTCGCCGAAGCCGCACGACCCGGAGAAGCCCAAGCCCCCGGCGAAGCCGAGCCCCGGGCCCTCGAAGCCGGGCGGCATCGGCAAGCCGACCTCGCCCAAGCCGACGCCCGCCCCCACTCCGTCCGAGACCCTGGCCGGGGTGCAGAACGCCGGTACCGGCCCGCTGACCGCCACGGCCGGCGACGCCTTCGCCGAGCGGATCAGGGTGCGGGCGCGCAACTCCGTCGGCGGCCCGCTCGCCAAGGTCTCCGTGACCTTCACCGTCGTCGGTGACACCGACGCCGCGTTCGCGGGCGGGAAGACGAGCGTCACGCTGGCGACCGGGACCGACGGCACGGTCACCGCGCCGGTGCTCGAGGCGGGCGAGAAGACCGGGCAGTTCACCGTGCGCGCCGCGGCGACCGGCACCGCGCTGGCCCCCGTCACCTACAGCGCGACCGTCACCGCCCGGCAGGCCGACGCGATCGTCAGGACCGGCACCGACGTGCCGGCCGCCGCACCCGGCGAGACCTTCGCCGACCTCGTGTTCGCGGCCACGTACAAGGGCGCGGCCGCCGACCGGGTCGCCGTCACCGCCACGATGATCACCGACGACGAGAAGCCGGTCGAGAACGACAAGGGCCCGTACTGCACGGACGACGACGGCAACCCGGTCCGCAGTCTCGTGCTGACCACGGACGCCGACGGCAGGCTCGTCCTGCCGAAGATCTACGCGGACGGCCCGGCGGGTACGTACAAGCTGCGGCTCACCACCGAGGGCGGCGCCACGGTCGTCGTCGAGCTCACGGTCAAGGAGCGCTCCGCCTCCGCCGCCTCCTGACCCCGCGCACGTACGCGACAGCCCCTCGGCCCGCACGGGCCGAGGGGCTGTCGCATGTGTTCTCATCTCGCGCCCCGGTTGCTACGGTGCCCCAGCCCTGACGACCCATCAGCTATGTGCTTCCGGGAGGCCGAGCATGCGCGCCCTTATCGCCGCCGCCATCGGACTGGCCGCCGCCCTCGCCCTCGTCATCACCGTCGGCGCGGTGGGCGCCCCGCCCGGCGAGACCTCCCCCGAACCCCTGCTGACGACCGTCCCGGGCCCCAGGAAATAGCCGTCGGCACCACACCGCCACTGTCGAGGAAGGGCAGCCCATGCGCCGCCGAGCCGGTCTCGTACTCCTGGCCTTCGCCGTCTTCTTCGCCGCGCTGTCCCCGCTGCTGCGCTGGTACGCCTTCCCGCGCCTCGCGAAGATCCCGCCGAACCAGTACCAGGAGACGGTGCTGGAGGCGAAGCCCGCCACCCTCCTCGACTACTCCACCCTCACGGCCAAGAAGGTCGACAGGATCACCATCGTGCAGACCCTCAAGGGCAACGTGGAGGAGTCCGAGCGGATCGAACGCAGCGCCGGCCGCGACGTCGTCGTCTGGGACGCCCTCTCCTACGTCCAGGGGCCCGACGGCAAGATGGTCTCCAAGATCCCCGAGCGCTACATCTTCGACGCCCACAGCCAGGCCCCCGTCCACGCCACCGGCGAAATGGTCGACGGCGACCCGGTCACCCGCGAGGGCATCGAGTTCAAATGGCCCTTCCTCACCGAGAAGCGCGACTACGAGTACTTCGACGCCCAGACCCGCACCAGCTCGCCCATCCACTACAGGGGCACCCGCACCTTCCGCGGCCTGGAGGTCTACTACTTCGAGCAGACCGTCCCGTGGACCGAGGTCCCCATGCCGAAGACGATGCCCATCAAGGGCATCACCCCGGCGCAGATCGCCAGGACCGGGATGACCCGCTGGTACACCACCAAGCGGATGTTCTGGGTCGACCCCGTCACCGGCGCGCCGGTCAACGGCGAGGAGATCCACCGCGAGGAGATGCGCAACGCCAAGGCGATGGGCATGCCCCAGGACACCGTCACCGTGTTCGCCGGCCATGTGAAGATGCGCGAGGACTACGTCGTCTCGATCGTCGACCTCGTCAAGTCCCAGCGCCTGCTGGTCCTGCTGCTCACCTCGTACCTGCCCCGGGGCTTCCTCGGCCTCGCCGCCGTGCTGCTGGCCCTCGCGCTCTGGCTGGAGGCCCGCTCCCGGCGCCCGGACGGGCCCCGGCCCGATCCCGTCCCCGAAGCCGCCCCCGGCCCGGCGCCTACTCCCGCCTGAGCCGCGCCTTCGTGTACCGCGTCGCCTCCACCGTCGCCGGGTCCTCCGGCCACGGATGCCTCGGATACCGGCCGCGCAGCTCCGCCCGCACCGCCTTGTAGCCCTCCCGCCAGAACGACGCCAGGTCCGCCGTCACCGCGGCGGGCCGGCCGGCGGGGGAGAGCAGATGGACCAGCACCGGTACGCCGGCCACCCTCGGGGTCTCCTGGAGACCGAACAGCTCCTGGAGCTTCACCGCGAGCACGGGCTGCGCCCCGCCGTACTCCACCCTGATCCGCGAACCGCTCGGCACCTCGATCCGCTCCGGGGCCAGCTCGTCCAGCCGGGCCGCCTCGCCGGTCGCCCAGGGCAGCAGCCTGCGCAGCGCCTGCCCGGCGTCGATCGCGGCCAGCCCGGACCGCCGCCGGGCCCGCGACAGCTCGGGCTCCAGCCACTGACCGGTACGCTCCAGCAGCGCCCCGTCCGACACATCCGGCCAGGGCGCCCCCAGCTCCCGGTGCAGGAAGGCCAGCCGCTCCCGCAACTGCTCCGCGTCCCGGCTCCAGCGCAGCAGCCCGAGCCCCTCCCGCCGCAGCCCCTCCACCAGCGCCTCACGGACCAGGTCCGGATCGGGCTGCTTCAGCGGGCGCTCCGACAGCTCGACCGCGCCCAGCCGTTCGACCCGGCGGGCCACCACGTCCCGGCCGTCCCAGCGGACCTCCTCGCCCGCGAACCGCAGATGCCCGGCCGCCAGCCGCGCGGTGTCCTCGTCGATGACCGCCGCGAGCCGGACCCTGGCCGACGCCGCGTGCGCCGGCCGGTCCGCCACCGCGACCGCCAGCCAGGGCGCGCTGCGCAGCCGCGAGCCCTCGCCCAGCTCCGCGCCCGTGCCCGAGGCCATCAGGAACGCGCCCTCGCCCCGGGCCCGCGCCACCCGCTCGGGGAACGCCAGCGCGGCGACC
It encodes the following:
- a CDS encoding branched-chain amino acid ABC transporter permease, which produces MHELPQQLANGLILGAMYGLIAIGYTMVYGIIQLINFAHGEIFMIGGFGALTVYLWMPAGSNLLAIVPLMIIGGVICSVAVSVAAERFAYRPLRNAPRLAPLITAIGLSLALQQAIWKWYPNATKDRPFPQFKGEAFDLFGAHIQRGDIFVLIAAPVCMIALGLFVSKTRSGRGMQATSQDPDTAKLMGINTDRIIVMAFAIGAAFAAVAAVAYGLKNGQIGFKMGFIMGLKAFTAAVLGGIGNIYGAMLGGVVLGVAESLATGYMSDVPGMDLFGGGAWKDVWAFVLLIVVLLLRPQGLLGERVADRA
- a CDS encoding branched-chain amino acid ABC transporter substrate-binding protein — its product is MLILTTVLTTGALTLTACGSRDDDKKGSSGGDSQTVVIGVDAPLTGDLSALGLGIKNSADLAAKTANKDKTVPGITFKIQPLDDQAQPSVGQQNATKFIDSKDVLGVVGPLNSGVSQSMQKPLNDAGLTQISPANTGTELTQGDNWKTGDKKRPFKTYFRTATTDQIQGAFAAKYLYNDAKIKQVYLIDDQKPYGAGLAASFKATFTDLGGKIVGADHVNPDDRDFNAVVTKVKRSGAKAVYYGGEYPAGAPLSQQLKDSVQIPLMGGDGMYSADFIKLNKKAQGDIATSVGKPVEELDSAKTFIANYKAAGYKDAYEAYGGGTYDATWAIIEAVKAVVAANDGKLPDDARAKVLEAVGKVKFDGVTGPVSFDEFGDTTNTMMTAYQVDGGKWTSKLSEAYKP
- a CDS encoding hotdog fold thioesterase, with product MGEHTAPKFPQEIIDEYAALGVDLPALFSAGHLGERMGVQITEASADRVVGTMPVEGNTQPYGLLHGGASAVLAETLGSVGTMLHGGATKVAVGVDLNCTHHRGVRSGLVTGVATPVHRGRTTATYEIVITDEQDKRVCTARLTCLLRDVPRADAS
- a CDS encoding FdhF/YdeP family oxidoreductase, translating into MASKPPTGDPVQDSPQVGPARHAAAGLPAVAHSLRIAQQQMGVSRTARTLLKVNQKDGFDCPGCAWPEGDKRHTAEFCENGAKAVAEEATLRRVTPDFFAAHPVADLAARSGYWLGQQGRITQPMYLPEGADRYEAVAWERAFEIMAEELRALGSPDEALFYTSGRTSNEAAFLLQLFAREFGTNNLPDCSNMCHESSGSALTETIGVGKGSVSLEDLHHADLIIVAGQNPGTNHPRMLSALEKAKSAGAKIISVNPLPEAGMERFKNPQTPLGMIKGAALNDLFLQIRIGGDQALFRLLNKLILETEGAVDQAFVERHTHGFEEFAAAAAAADWDGTLAATGLDRAAIEQALALVLASERTIVCWAMGLTQHKHSVPTIREVVNFLLLRGNIGRPGAGVCPVRGHSNVQGDRTMGIFERPAPAFLDALDKEFGITSPRHHGYDVVRSIEALRDGDAKVFFAMGGNFVAATPDTAVTEAAMRNARLTVHVSTKLNRSHAVTGARALILPTLGRTDKDVQAGGRQFVTVEDSMSMVHASRGNLTPASPHLLSEPAIVARLARAVLGPASATPWEEFERDYGTIRDRIARVVPGFEDFNARVAHPGGFTLPHAPRDSRRFPTATGKANFTAAPVEFPELPEGRLLLQTLRSHDQYNTTVYGLDDRYRGIKGGRRVVLVNPDDAAVLGLADGAYTDLVGEWRDGVERRAPGFRVVHYPTARGCAAAYYPETNVLVPLDSTADTSNTPASKSVVVRFENTAPAPAPDAA